The following coding sequences lie in one Oceanicola sp. 502str15 genomic window:
- a CDS encoding nucleoside triphosphate pyrophosphatase, whose amino-acid sequence MRLILGSGSPRRRELLGQLGITPDEIRAADIDESPAKGELPRPYCTRMAVEKAQALPPGAGEIVLTADTTVALGRRILGKPEGRAQAGEFLRALSGRRHRVITALAVRSEAGMWQRDVVTSVKMKRLSQSEIFAYLETGDWQGKAGGYAIQGPAGAFIPWISGSYSAVMGLPVAETASLLVAAGYPLYGAAT is encoded by the coding sequence ATGCGACTCATCCTCGGATCCGGCAGCCCGCGTCGTCGCGAGCTGCTGGGCCAGCTCGGGATCACCCCCGACGAAATCCGCGCCGCCGACATCGATGAAAGCCCGGCCAAGGGGGAGCTTCCGCGCCCCTATTGCACCCGCATGGCGGTGGAAAAGGCCCAGGCCCTTCCGCCCGGCGCGGGCGAGATCGTGCTCACCGCAGATACCACCGTGGCGCTGGGCCGCCGCATCCTCGGCAAGCCCGAGGGGCGGGCGCAGGCCGGCGAGTTCCTTCGCGCGCTCTCGGGCCGCAGGCATCGCGTCATCACCGCGCTGGCGGTGCGCAGCGAGGCCGGGATGTGGCAGCGCGACGTGGTCACTTCGGTCAAGATGAAGCGCCTCTCGCAGAGCGAGATCTTCGCCTACCTCGAAACCGGCGACTGGCAGGGCAAGGCCGGCGGCTATGCCATCCAGGGGCCGGCGGGCGCGTTCATTCCATGGATATCAGGCAGTTACTCCGCCGTCATGGGGCTGCCGGTGGCCGAAACCGCCAGCCTTCTGGTGGCGGCGGGCTACCCGCTTTACGGAGCCGCGACATGA
- a CDS encoding TRAP transporter small permease has product MRRRARYSPEGVFSTLIFCGLIVVILIQILGRTPLFTGPVWTEELARWLWVWMVFIGIGEAERTNAQLRMDLLGGLLKERGRMILFTAIDLVYFGVACHLVWIGWKTVERTWRNASVTLPAPDGAMYLAAFLGMILVVWRIGARLLGKAGRDGDGVVL; this is encoded by the coding sequence ATGCGCCGCCGTGCCCGCTATTCGCCCGAAGGCGTCTTTTCGACGCTGATCTTCTGCGGGCTGATCGTGGTGATCCTGATCCAGATTCTGGGCCGGACCCCGTTGTTCACGGGGCCGGTCTGGACCGAGGAGCTGGCCCGCTGGCTCTGGGTGTGGATGGTGTTCATCGGGATCGGAGAGGCGGAGCGGACCAATGCTCAGCTGCGGATGGACCTGCTCGGCGGGCTGTTGAAGGAGCGCGGACGGATGATCCTGTTCACGGCGATCGACCTCGTCTACTTCGGGGTCGCCTGCCACCTCGTGTGGATCGGCTGGAAGACGGTGGAGCGCACCTGGCGCAACGCCTCCGTCACCCTGCCCGCCCCGGATGGGGCAATGTACCTGGCCGCCTTCCTCGGCATGATCCTCGTGGTCTGGCGGATTGGGGCGCGGCTGCTCGGCAAGGCCGGGCGCGACGGTGACGGGGTGGTGCTTTGA
- a CDS encoding TRAP transporter fused permease subunit, which translates to MTSLTDILPGTALPRWERLAATAALAVLSALVTALCVWSAWFGDITALVLRSTFFSLMVSAGLIVVAAQRAAWLRPVVYALAAAVLVPGPYLWVNYLSIVRSGGIASDIDVGLFVICTAAVLVLARYLIGWVMVGLGVVALGYAFFGDLIPGTYGHNGYSLSRVTSNLFLRTEGLFGLPMGVAVQYILLFSLLGTLLLKTGLGQVFVDLAHAATGRVQGGPALTAVVSSTMFSSINGSAVAGVVTTGTFTIPLMKRTGYRPKVAGAIEAAASSAGQIMPPVMGAAAFLMAEITQTPYATIAAAALIPALLYVFALLVGVREEAGKFDLGRADPSEIPALKDVLLKRGHLLIPLVGLVVFLAMGYTPSAAAVLCLGTTLVVSVFTRETRIGPVGLLKVMMETVRNVLPIVAAVGIAGMLIGVLTLTGMALKLSSLILTAGAGSLLLTLLLTMVASFVLGLGMPTSAAYLLLAILIAPALEQFGLPVIAAHMFIFYYGLLSAITPPVALAAYAGASIAGAEPNETAMESIRLGFVKVVAPFLFVYAPELLLIGTPVNIALATVAAFAGTFAAGTALTGWMIRPLTAVHRAGFIAVAALETVALVWPVGGAVSLGAEVAGLALLGALVMALRAPRPAGA; encoded by the coding sequence ATGACCTCATTGACAGATATTCTCCCCGGCACCGCCCTGCCCCGCTGGGAACGCCTTGCCGCCACCGCCGCCCTTGCGGTGCTGTCGGCGCTCGTGACCGCGCTCTGCGTCTGGTCGGCGTGGTTTGGCGACATCACGGCGCTGGTGCTGCGCTCGACCTTCTTTTCGCTGATGGTCTCGGCCGGGCTGATCGTGGTGGCGGCGCAGCGGGCGGCATGGTTGCGCCCGGTGGTCTACGCGCTGGCCGCGGCGGTGCTGGTGCCCGGGCCCTACCTGTGGGTGAACTACCTGTCGATCGTCCGCTCGGGCGGGATTGCCAGCGACATCGACGTGGGGCTGTTCGTGATCTGCACCGCCGCCGTGCTGGTGCTGGCGCGCTACCTGATCGGCTGGGTGATGGTTGGCCTCGGCGTGGTGGCGCTGGGATATGCCTTCTTCGGCGACCTGATCCCCGGCACCTATGGGCACAACGGCTATTCGCTCTCCCGCGTGACCTCCAACCTCTTCCTGCGCACCGAGGGGCTGTTCGGCCTGCCGATGGGGGTGGCGGTGCAGTATATCCTGCTGTTCTCGCTGCTCGGCACGCTGCTGCTGAAGACCGGGTTGGGGCAGGTCTTCGTGGACCTCGCCCATGCCGCCACCGGCCGCGTGCAGGGCGGGCCGGCGCTGACGGCGGTGGTGTCCTCCACCATGTTCTCCTCGATCAACGGCTCGGCGGTGGCGGGCGTTGTGACCACCGGCACCTTCACCATTCCGCTGATGAAGCGCACCGGCTACCGGCCCAAGGTGGCGGGGGCGATCGAGGCGGCGGCCTCCTCGGCGGGGCAGATCATGCCCCCCGTCATGGGCGCCGCGGCCTTCCTCATGGCCGAGATCACCCAGACGCCCTATGCCACCATCGCCGCCGCCGCGCTGATCCCGGCGCTGCTCTATGTTTTCGCCCTGCTGGTGGGCGTGCGCGAGGAGGCCGGGAAATTCGACCTCGGGCGCGCCGATCCGAGCGAGATCCCGGCGCTGAAGGACGTGCTGCTGAAGCGCGGGCACCTGCTGATTCCGCTGGTCGGGCTCGTGGTGTTCCTCGCCATGGGCTACACGCCCTCGGCGGCGGCGGTGCTGTGCCTCGGCACGACGCTGGTGGTTTCTGTCTTCACCCGGGAAACCCGGATCGGCCCGGTGGGCCTGCTGAAGGTGATGATGGAGACGGTGCGCAACGTGCTGCCGATCGTCGCCGCCGTGGGCATTGCGGGCATGCTGATCGGGGTGCTTACCCTGACCGGCATGGCGCTGAAGCTCTCGTCGCTGATCCTGACCGCGGGCGCGGGGTCGCTGCTGCTGACGCTGCTGCTGACCATGGTGGCGAGCTTCGTGCTGGGCCTCGGGATGCCGACCTCGGCGGCGTACCTGCTGCTGGCGATCCTGATTGCCCCGGCGCTGGAGCAGTTCGGCCTGCCGGTGATCGCGGCGCATATGTTCATCTTCTACTACGGGCTGCTCTCGGCCATCACGCCACCAGTCGCGCTGGCGGCCTATGCCGGGGCCTCGATTGCCGGGGCGGAGCCGAACGAGACGGCGATGGAGAGCATCCGGCTGGGCTTTGTGAAGGTGGTCGCGCCCTTCCTCTTTGTCTATGCGCCGGAGCTTCTGCTGATCGGGACGCCGGTGAACATCGCGCTGGCGACGGTGGCGGCCTTTGCGGGCACCTTCGCGGCGGGCACGGCGCTGACGGGATGGATGATCCGCCCGCTGACGGCGGTTCACCGCGCCGGGTTCATTGCCGTGGCGGCGCTGGAGACGGTGGCGCTGGTCTGGCCGGTGGGCGGGGCGGTGAGCCTTGGGGCCGAGGTGGCCGGGCTGGCGCTGCTTGGTGCCCTCGTGATGGCGCTGCGCGCGCCACGCCCGGCGGGGGCGTGA
- a CDS encoding DNA gyrase inhibitor YacG — MSCPICSKEAQPKYRPFCSARCADLDLGKWLTGAYAVPSDDPEDIEEAFRLTGEEEPPKPH; from the coding sequence GTGAGCTGCCCGATCTGCTCGAAGGAAGCCCAGCCCAAGTATCGTCCCTTCTGCTCCGCCCGCTGCGCCGACCTCGACCTTGGCAAATGGCTGACAGGCGCCTACGCGGTGCCCTCCGACGACCCAGAGGATATCGAGGAAGCCTTCCGCCTCACCGGCGAGGAAGAGCCCCCCAAACCGCACTGA
- a CDS encoding ribonuclease E/G, which translates to MKGTQIILDHVAGREAAAFMVDGRLDDLLIDAPGTLRPGAIWRARAERQAKGQGGIFLAAEGQRFWFRQAKGIAPGEPLVVQVTGYAEVEKAPPVTRALTFKSRYVIVTPDAPGVNVARSIRDEDERDRLKLAALEALEGRDWGLILRSSCVGAAEDEIADDIAAMIATAEEALSEGAPGEIHPGDGPHITAWREWTQPAEVVTEPGSFESHGVLDALAALQGPRERAGEATLYVEPTRALVAVDVNTAGDMSPAAALKANLAAAKALPRALRLRGLGGRVVVDFAPMPKGQRKQLEQSLKAAFRADPIETVLAGWTPLGQYEMQRKRERLPLALTLPKEVK; encoded by the coding sequence ATGAAGGGCACCCAGATCATTCTCGACCACGTGGCAGGCCGCGAGGCCGCCGCGTTCATGGTCGACGGACGGCTCGACGACCTGCTGATCGACGCCCCCGGCACCCTGCGCCCCGGCGCGATCTGGCGCGCCAGGGCCGAGCGTCAGGCAAAGGGGCAGGGGGGCATCTTTCTGGCCGCCGAGGGCCAGCGCTTCTGGTTCCGTCAGGCCAAGGGCATTGCGCCCGGCGAGCCGCTGGTGGTGCAGGTCACCGGCTATGCCGAGGTCGAAAAGGCCCCGCCCGTCACCCGCGCCCTCACTTTCAAGTCGCGCTACGTGATCGTCACCCCCGATGCGCCCGGCGTCAACGTCGCCCGCTCGATCCGCGACGAAGACGAGCGCGACCGCCTCAAGCTCGCCGCGCTCGAGGCGCTGGAGGGCCGCGACTGGGGCCTCATCCTGCGCTCCTCCTGCGTCGGCGCCGCCGAGGACGAGATCGCAGACGACATCGCCGCCATGATCGCCACCGCCGAGGAGGCGCTTTCCGAGGGCGCCCCGGGCGAGATCCACCCCGGCGACGGCCCCCACATCACCGCATGGCGCGAGTGGACCCAGCCCGCCGAGGTGGTGACGGAGCCCGGCAGCTTCGAGAGCCACGGCGTGCTCGATGCGCTGGCCGCGCTTCAGGGCCCGCGCGAGCGGGCCGGGGAGGCCACCCTCTATGTCGAGCCGACCCGCGCGCTTGTCGCGGTCGATGTGAACACCGCGGGCGACATGTCTCCCGCGGCGGCGCTCAAGGCCAACCTTGCCGCCGCAAAGGCCCTGCCCCGCGCCCTGCGCCTGCGAGGCCTCGGCGGGCGGGTGGTGGTCGATTTCGCGCCCATGCCCAAGGGCCAGCGCAAGCAGCTCGAGCAGTCGCTCAAGGCCGCCTTCCGCGCCGACCCGATCGAGACCGTGCTGGCCGGCTGGACGCCCCTTGGCCAGTATGAGATGCAAAGGAAACGCGAGCGCCTCCCGCTCGCCCTCACGCTGCCGAAGGAGGTCAAGTGA
- a CDS encoding TRAP transporter large permease — MTLFLVAFGWLMMVLIGVPIGVAMILVAMAYFHYTGMGLSFAVQRMADGLNSFPLLAVPLFLLAASILNSAGISNHLFGFARALVGHIRGGLGHVNVLASLFFSGMSGSAMADAGGLGKMEIDAMREAGYDEEFAGAITAASSMIGPLVPPSITMVLYGVISGTSIGALFLGGVVPGVLCAFALMVMVWIYAGKRGYPVDPRQTAGEIGRRFLHSLPALMTPAVIIGGIFSGYFSPTEAAAVTVAYAIAIDLIFYRELTFRRLWDALYSTAATSAAIGTIIAGVSLMGYVLAREQAPQQIAALFLGLTDGPVSFLIAVNVMIFVLGAFIESLVILLIVVPILVPIALGYGIDPVHFGIIIVLNLMISILTPPMGMALFIVAQVGNIPFQKLAFAILPWLIPPVVVLILVCAFPILSTGLPGLMR; from the coding sequence TTGACGCTCTTTCTGGTGGCCTTCGGATGGCTGATGATGGTGCTGATCGGGGTGCCGATCGGCGTGGCGATGATTCTCGTGGCGATGGCCTATTTCCACTACACCGGCATGGGGCTTTCCTTCGCGGTGCAGCGCATGGCCGACGGGCTGAACAGCTTTCCGCTGCTGGCGGTGCCGCTGTTTCTGCTGGCGGCCTCGATCCTGAACTCGGCGGGCATCTCGAACCACCTCTTTGGCTTTGCCCGCGCGCTGGTGGGCCATATCCGGGGCGGGCTGGGGCACGTTAACGTGCTGGCATCGCTGTTCTTTTCCGGCATGTCCGGCTCGGCCATGGCCGATGCGGGCGGCTTGGGGAAGATGGAGATCGACGCCATGCGGGAGGCCGGCTACGACGAGGAATTCGCCGGTGCCATCACCGCCGCCTCCTCGATGATCGGCCCGCTGGTGCCGCCCTCGATCACCATGGTGCTCTACGGGGTGATCTCGGGCACCTCGATCGGGGCGCTGTTTCTGGGCGGCGTGGTGCCCGGCGTGCTCTGCGCCTTTGCCCTGATGGTGATGGTCTGGATCTATGCCGGCAAGCGCGGCTACCCGGTGGACCCGCGCCAGACGGCCGGTGAGATCGGCCGGCGCTTTCTGCACTCGCTCCCGGCCCTGATGACCCCTGCCGTCATCATCGGCGGCATCTTCTCGGGCTATTTCTCGCCCACCGAGGCGGCTGCGGTGACGGTGGCCTATGCCATTGCCATCGACCTGATCTTCTACCGCGAACTCACCTTCCGCCGCCTGTGGGACGCGCTCTATTCCACCGCCGCCACCTCGGCCGCCATCGGCACGATCATCGCCGGGGTGAGCCTGATGGGCTACGTGCTGGCCCGCGAGCAGGCCCCGCAGCAGATCGCGGCGCTCTTCCTCGGGCTGACCGACGGGCCGGTGAGCTTTTTGATCGCGGTGAACGTGATGATCTTCGTGCTCGGGGCCTTCATCGAGAGCCTCGTGATCCTGCTGATCGTGGTGCCGATCCTGGTGCCGATCGCGCTTGGATACGGGATCGACCCGGTGCACTTCGGCATCATCATCGTGCTGAACCTGATGATCTCGATCCTGACGCCGCCGATGGGCATGGCGCTGTTCATCGTGGCGCAGGTGGGCAACATCCCGTTCCAGAAACTGGCCTTCGCCATCCTGCCCTGGCTGATCCCGCCGGTGGTGGTGCTGATCCTGGTCTGCGCCTTCCCGATCCTCTCCACCGGGCTGCCGGGGTTGATGCGGTGA
- a CDS encoding FCD domain-containing protein, which produces MLAAGSSDDRQAPQMIAQTLIGEIRAGVIAADSPLPTERSLCSRFETSRPTVREALALMQMRGYISGGGGRRPRATLPSLLAVLQGAGGMIREILGDDESGAHIEQMRNFIETGAVREAATRADPLQAAKIRAALEANFGAIGTPDFAATDIAFHRAIVAGIGNPVMLTLHDMFLSEMLAARPPETDRSAHDRVVYEEHRGIYEAVLAGDPAAATEVMEKHLYRSWRSRLADPKPANPPD; this is translated from the coding sequence GTGCTGGCCGCTGGATCATCGGACGACAGGCAGGCGCCGCAGATGATTGCGCAGACGCTGATCGGAGAGATCCGGGCCGGCGTGATTGCCGCCGATTCCCCCCTGCCCACCGAGCGCAGCCTGTGCAGCCGGTTCGAAACCTCGCGCCCCACCGTGCGGGAGGCGCTCGCGCTGATGCAGATGCGCGGCTACATTTCGGGCGGCGGCGGGCGGCGGCCACGGGCCACCCTGCCCTCGCTGCTGGCGGTGCTACAGGGCGCGGGCGGGATGATCCGCGAGATCCTCGGTGACGACGAGAGCGGCGCCCATATCGAGCAGATGCGCAACTTCATCGAGACCGGCGCCGTGCGCGAGGCGGCCACCCGCGCCGACCCGTTGCAGGCGGCCAAGATCCGCGCCGCGCTGGAGGCGAACTTCGGCGCCATCGGCACCCCCGATTTTGCCGCCACCGACATTGCCTTTCATCGCGCCATCGTGGCCGGGATCGGCAACCCGGTGATGCTGACGCTGCACGACATGTTCCTGTCGGAGATGCTCGCCGCGCGCCCGCCCGAGACCGACCGCAGCGCCCATGACCGCGTGGTCTACGAGGAGCATCGGGGCATCTACGAGGCGGTTCTGGCCGGCGATCCGGCGGCTGCCACCGAGGTGATGGAAAAGCATCTCTACCGGTCATGGCGCTCGCGCCTTGCCGATCCGAAACCGGCCAATCCGCCGGACTGA
- a CDS encoding dihydrodipicolinate synthase family protein, with protein sequence MTKSLGGMYAALMTAMDEDGGFSPERQRGLDACVLGQGLAGLYVAGSSGESGLMESAELAALLAVVAEDARASGATLIAHVGQPALEPTLRLAREAERLGYHAISALPPHAYPFSDAEILAFYKALAAATSLPLIGYEIPVRTGRPLPTALLLDILDLPGVAGLKFSSSDLFKFGALRRARPDKTFYFGSDEIWGGAALIGADGGIGTTYNLLGKLYVALEAALAESNVARARALQDISARFVEVLLDVGVMPGMKAGFAHIGVDVGPSRRPMALRGAGAEAKVAAFLSQPEVAEWLP encoded by the coding sequence ATGACAAAATCGCTTGGGGGAATGTACGCCGCGCTGATGACCGCGATGGATGAGGACGGCGGCTTTTCGCCCGAACGGCAGCGCGGGCTCGATGCCTGCGTGCTGGGGCAGGGGCTCGCCGGGCTCTACGTGGCGGGCAGTTCCGGCGAGAGCGGGCTGATGGAAAGCGCCGAGCTGGCCGCGCTGCTGGCCGTGGTGGCCGAAGACGCCCGCGCGTCCGGCGCCACGCTCATCGCCCATGTCGGCCAGCCCGCGCTGGAGCCGACCCTGCGGCTGGCGCGCGAGGCCGAGCGGCTCGGCTACCATGCCATCTCCGCCCTGCCGCCCCACGCCTACCCGTTTTCCGACGCCGAGATCCTCGCGTTCTACAAGGCGCTCGCCGCCGCCACCTCCCTGCCGCTCATCGGCTACGAGATCCCGGTGCGCACCGGCCGCCCGCTGCCCACCGCCCTCCTGCTCGACATTCTCGACCTGCCGGGCGTGGCAGGGCTCAAGTTTTCCTCCTCCGACCTCTTCAAGTTCGGCGCCCTGCGCCGGGCGCGGCCCGACAAGACCTTCTATTTCGGCTCCGATGAAATCTGGGGCGGGGCGGCGCTGATCGGGGCCGATGGCGGCATCGGCACAACCTACAACCTCCTCGGCAAGCTCTACGTCGCGCTCGAAGCCGCGCTGGCGGAGTCAAACGTCGCCAGGGCCCGCGCCCTGCAAGATATCTCCGCCCGCTTCGTCGAGGTGTTGCTCGATGTCGGCGTCATGCCGGGGATGAAGGCGGGCTTTGCCCACATCGGGGTCGATGTCGGCCCCTCGCGGCGGCCCATGGCGCTGCGCGGCGCGGGGGCAGAGGCCAAGGTGGCGGCCTTCCTCAGCCAGCCCGAGGTTGCCGAATGGCTGCCCTGA
- a CDS encoding SDR family oxidoreductase → MTKTHANTHALVIGGTQGLGRAIAEQLVAEGCTNLVIASRNVPRGEAVAAEIGATFLPVDLLDTEATVALVEKAAAHMGRLDALVNSAALTDRGTVLDTSPALWDRLMTANARSPYFALQRFAQLAIEAGHPASVVNILSIVVHGGQSFLSPYAASKALMVNVTKNAASTLSHNRIRVNGINCGWMDTPGEDEIQRKYHDGGDDWLEKAEAKTPFGMLVKTPHVAHLASYLLSENAGVMTGACIDFDQVVPGMYPEA, encoded by the coding sequence ATGACCAAGACCCACGCCAACACCCACGCCCTCGTCATCGGCGGCACCCAGGGCCTCGGCCGCGCCATCGCCGAGCAGCTCGTGGCCGAGGGCTGCACCAACCTCGTCATCGCCTCGCGCAACGTGCCCCGCGGCGAGGCCGTGGCCGCCGAGATCGGCGCCACCTTCCTGCCCGTCGACCTGCTCGACACCGAGGCCACCGTGGCGCTGGTCGAAAAGGCCGCCGCCCATATGGGCCGCCTCGACGCGCTGGTGAACTCCGCCGCGCTGACGGATCGCGGCACCGTGCTCGACACCTCCCCCGCGCTCTGGGACCGGCTGATGACCGCCAACGCCCGCTCGCCCTACTTTGCCCTACAACGTTTCGCCCAGCTCGCCATCGAGGCGGGCCACCCGGCCTCGGTGGTCAACATCCTCTCCATCGTGGTGCACGGCGGCCAGTCGTTCCTGTCGCCCTACGCGGCCTCCAAGGCGCTCATGGTCAATGTCACCAAGAACGCCGCCAGCACCCTCAGCCACAACCGCATCCGGGTGAACGGCATCAACTGCGGCTGGATGGATACGCCCGGCGAAGACGAGATCCAGCGCAAGTATCACGACGGCGGCGACGACTGGCTGGAGAAGGCCGAGGCAAAGACCCCCTTCGGGATGCTGGTCAAGACGCCCCACGTCGCCCATCTCGCCAGCTACCTCCTGAGCGAGAACGCCGGGGTGATGACCGGCGCGTGCATCGACTTCGATCAGGTCGTGCCCGGCATGTATCCCGAAGCGTAG
- a CDS encoding sialic acid TRAP transporter substrate-binding protein SiaP, translating into MKHLFAGAAALALLSGTAEARELTFGTQNNETSNLYKGMDAFKTKLEEISGGELTVTLFPNAQLGDFKAMVAMLQAGELDMAATGYPDMSYVIPELTLIGAPYVVEDFADLERIVAGPWGQEMEQKFEAEGVKVVDLWYYGTRQTSANKPIESMEDLKGLRMRTPGVPFLIAYAEAVGATPAPVAFTEVYLALQTNQVDAQENPLPTIEDMKFYEVQSSIAMTNHFVASQAIQISMQTWDSLSDQEKAWVEEAALAGGDVNDAANVEAEAALVEKFEAAGLTVTKPDLAPFRAAMKGYYSELEKEFGEGAIARVQGN; encoded by the coding sequence ATGAAACACCTGTTCGCCGGGGCCGCCGCCTTGGCGCTGCTCTCGGGCACCGCAGAGGCCCGCGAGCTGACCTTCGGCACCCAGAACAACGAGACCTCGAACCTCTACAAGGGGATGGACGCCTTCAAGACCAAGCTCGAGGAAATCTCGGGCGGGGAGCTGACGGTGACGCTCTTTCCCAACGCCCAGCTCGGCGACTTCAAGGCCATGGTGGCGATGCTGCAGGCCGGCGAGCTCGACATGGCCGCGACCGGCTATCCCGACATGTCCTACGTGATCCCCGAGCTGACCCTGATCGGCGCCCCCTACGTGGTGGAGGATTTCGCCGATCTCGAACGCATCGTCGCCGGGCCGTGGGGCCAGGAGATGGAGCAGAAGTTCGAGGCCGAGGGCGTGAAGGTGGTGGACCTGTGGTACTACGGCACCCGGCAGACCTCGGCCAACAAGCCGATCGAAAGCATGGAAGACCTCAAGGGCCTGCGGATGCGCACCCCGGGCGTGCCCTTCCTGATCGCCTATGCCGAGGCGGTGGGCGCCACCCCCGCGCCGGTGGCCTTTACCGAGGTCTACCTCGCGCTTCAGACCAACCAGGTGGACGCGCAGGAAAACCCGCTGCCCACCATCGAGGACATGAAGTTTTACGAGGTGCAGTCGTCGATCGCGATGACCAACCACTTCGTGGCCAGCCAGGCGATCCAGATCTCGATGCAGACCTGGGACAGCCTTTCGGACCAGGAGAAGGCCTGGGTCGAGGAGGCGGCGCTTGCGGGCGGCGATGTGAACGACGCGGCCAACGTGGAGGCCGAGGCCGCGCTGGTGGAGAAGTTCGAGGCCGCCGGGCTGACCGTGACCAAGCCCGACCTCGCCCCCTTCCGCGCCGCGATGAAGGGCTATTACAGCGAGCTCGAGAAGGAGTTCGGTGAGGGCGCCATTGCCCGGGTTCAGGGCAACTGA
- a CDS encoding TAXI family TRAP transporter solute-binding subunit produces MIKHIGLAAAVLGATAFGAVAQERVSIGTGGTGGVFYAVGAGMADLLTRKLDGVSANAEVTGASIENIRRVSGGEMTIGFSSASTLYEAKNGTGAFDGDAQNVAAIAYLYPAVLQIAATEASGAAGVKDLADLKISVGPPGSNSSVFAERLLTAEDAFNIGNVSFLSYGEATGAIKNGQLDGSIILAGTPASAFIELFTTEDVKLVPVVADDVSGLIEEFPFYEVVEIPGGTYEGEDAAVVAVGDPAILFAAADADPALIQSITATLFDNLEELGAVHPAAKKITKERATATPIDLHPGSQAYFDGQ; encoded by the coding sequence ATGATTAAGCACATCGGCCTCGCAGCCGCAGTCCTTGGAGCCACCGCCTTTGGCGCGGTGGCGCAGGAGCGGGTATCAATCGGCACCGGCGGCACCGGCGGGGTGTTCTATGCCGTGGGCGCGGGGATGGCGGACCTGCTGACCCGCAAGCTCGACGGCGTGAGCGCCAATGCCGAGGTGACCGGCGCCTCGATCGAGAACATCCGCCGGGTTTCGGGCGGCGAGATGACCATTGGCTTCTCGTCGGCCTCGACGCTCTACGAGGCGAAGAACGGGACCGGAGCCTTTGACGGCGACGCGCAGAACGTGGCGGCGATCGCCTATCTCTACCCCGCGGTGCTGCAGATTGCGGCGACCGAGGCGAGCGGCGCCGCCGGCGTGAAGGATCTGGCCGATCTGAAGATCTCGGTCGGCCCTCCGGGCTCCAACTCCTCGGTCTTCGCCGAGCGGCTGCTGACGGCGGAAGATGCGTTCAACATCGGCAACGTCAGCTTTCTGAGCTATGGCGAGGCGACCGGCGCGATCAAAAACGGGCAGCTCGACGGCTCGATCATTCTGGCCGGCACCCCGGCCTCGGCCTTCATCGAGCTGTTCACCACCGAAGACGTGAAGCTGGTGCCGGTGGTGGCCGATGACGTGAGCGGGCTGATCGAGGAATTCCCGTTCTACGAGGTGGTCGAGATTCCGGGCGGCACCTACGAGGGCGAAGACGCCGCCGTGGTGGCGGTGGGCGATCCGGCGATCCTGTTTGCCGCCGCAGACGCCGACCCGGCGCTGATCCAGAGCATCACCGCCACGCTGTTCGACAACCTCGAAGAGCTGGGCGCGGTGCACCCGGCGGCCAAGAAGATCACCAAGGAGCGGGCCACGGCCACGCCGATTGATCTGCATCCGGGCTCGCAGGCCTATTTCGACGGGCAGTAA